The following DNA comes from Cylindrospermopsis curvispora GIHE-G1.
CAACACTAGTCCCCCAAACAGCAGTAGTAACACTGTAAGGGTGTTATGGCGGCGTTCTCGGTGGAGTATTTTATTCATCTTTCCTAAAAAAAAGCGCCCCCGCTATAGCTGCTAAACAGACTGCTCCTAACAACAACCAGTCTGTAGTAGTTAAAAAACTAGAGTTGGGTGTTATCTCCTTTTTGGCTTCTTCCAGAGCCACCCTCGTCTTTTCCGTAGCCGACGATATCCTTCCTGTACCATTCCAGGAGATTAAACCTCCCGCCCCTATTTTGGCACACACAGCCAGGGGATTTTTCCCTAAATCTATCTCCCATCCATCTGTACCTTTTCTAAATCTCCAGTCTTGGGAAATACCCATAATACCCGGAGCAATTCCGGTTAAGACTCCAAAAAGTTGGATGATAGAAAGAGTCACACCCAGATTAAATAGAATGTAAGGCAAGGTCAAACCAGCTGCTTGGGCAGCCCCAAAAACTAACCAACTATCAATATTGGCCCTTGTTTCCAGGGCATTGTATAAATCCTGTTCAAGGTGAGTTAAGTATCGCAGGGTTTCAGGCTTGATTCCTTCAATGATTTGATTAGTTTCTTCTTGCAGTTTGCCTAACATTTTGTAGAGCCTCTACCTTCAATCTCCAAACTATAGCTGGACGATAACAATAATCTGTTTGGGCTACTTCCACTTCAGGATGATTCAGTATATACCGCATATCTTCAGAATCATTGAGAATATGGGAACAAAACCAAAGTTCTTTAAAGCTCTGACCTTGATTTATACAATAGAGTTCAATGAAGTTACTCATATTATACCTCCGGGTAAAATTCAGAAACCTAAAGCAGTTTTGATTCTGGTCAAGGTTCTATATTTCTTGCGTGGTGTGAGTTCATCTATCGGAGTGAAATCCTCTCCCTTTTCCAGATAATTACTAACCAACTTTCTTTGTAAGTCCTGGTCAGCTTGAACCTGCTTAATTTGCGGTCTAGATTGAACCTCTGCTATTTGGGCTTGGCGGTCTACCTGGGCTATTTGGGCATCTACATACCCCCTTGTTTGACTCAGGGAAATAGCAAAACTATGACGTGCTTTTTCTGCTGCCAAGGCAATTTTGTTATCTGTATGTAGCTCTTTCCTTTGATTCCTTAATTTATCTGCATTTAAGCTGGTATCCAAAATTCCTTTCTCCAGGGCAATAACTCCTTTCCCCGCACTGGAATAAATAGTAGCAAGAGCGCGATTATACTCTACAACACCGGTTATAGCTTGGCTATAATTCTGGGCTAATTGGGGGGAAAGTTCAGTTGCTAGTCTCCCCCTTCTCCCCAGTTCTCCTATAACCTTAACTGCTTGTAAGTCCCCCTCCGCAGCTTTTTCTAATAGAGAAAGATCTAGTCCGATTTTTCTGGTAGCGGTTTCTAACTCAGGAGAGTCAATGTGTTTTAATCTCATATCTTTGTGGTAAGGTCGATGGTTTTTGTCTAATTTGAATGAGAATAAGTAAACTAATCATCAAGAACAAACAGGGCCACAGTAGATACAACTTGATCTTGAAACCGTCCCTTGGCTACTTTTACCTCCTTGCTTAAATTAGCTAATGAACTGGCAAATAGACGGGAACTTATTAATTGCTCTGCTGCATAAGCGGTAGCTATTTCTGATAGCGCTGTATCTACCTCCCTTCTGGTTCTTTCCCCTTTTTTGGCAATGAACCTCAGTATGGCTTCTTTTATCTCTGTAATGCTTGTTATTTCACTGTCCTCCCTTAAACTACTCGCGATCGCCTTTAGTTCATCCTGGGGGAGGATAAAACCCAGGTCTTTAGCCACGGTGGATATGGTTTGCTTTTCTGCTAAGGTAATTTCCTTATTTTGTGATAGCTCTGGAGGCTCGTCTAGAGTAATTACATGGTCTGCCAAAGGAGGTGGTACAGGAACTAACTCAGCCTGAAACAAAGTTTCCAGACGTTTCTGGTTTTCTTTTTCTGACAGAGAAGAATTCCAATTATCGCGTATTTGTCTGGAGGTAATACGTACACCTCGTCTTTGTAGATTAATTTGCACTCGTTTGATAGCGCTAGCAGTGAGAATCAACGTTTTTTCCTCCCTGATTTATAAATCAAAGCACTCAACATAATCAATCCCGAGATGTCACGGGAATAATGATTGGATTGGTCAAAAGGTAGACTCAACTTGTGGAACCATCTCAAAAAAGTAGAACGAGCTGGATTAAGCTGCATCACTTCAAAAACAATTCTTTCAATTTCTTTGCCGGTTACTACCTGTCCTAAGTTGATAGAAACCTCTTGAACTTGAGATTGAAATTGTTTTAGGTTTTTTAGAAACCGGGGACTTAACTTCTTGATTCTTATAAGTAATCTAACCCCCTGTGAATCTAAGAGGATGCCAGCTTCTTGGGCAGTTTTTTTGAGGTTCGACCAATGAGAGTCAGAAACCCTTTTTCCCAATAAGGATTCGTACAATTGTCTTTCTACCGTATACATAACTGCATAGTCAAATTACTGCATTTTTCAAAGGAGTAATTTCCACAGCTCTTAGTCACGACTGAATGTACCAAATAGCGTAACCGGCAAGAATTACACAAAATTGGGAACAATCCAAACTGATAGAGCATTGTGGTGTATTTTTATCGTTCAGGCTAAGTGCTGTTTTTAGTCCTTTTGTGCCATTTGCTATCTTTATCCAGATCTCCTGCCCACAGGACTTATGGTGATGCAAAGGAAATGATATTCAAATACACTAAAGTCATTATACACCATAAATACCTTATAATGTCAATGGTCTGTTGAAAATTTAAGGATTGGGTGATACTATCTGGTTGTCAAGTAATTCAGGTACTTTGAGTGATGGAAGAAAAAGAGCTAGTCCCTATTCGATTCTTTCTTTCTAAGGAGGAAAAATTAGAGTTTAGAAAGATTTGCTTAGAAGAAAACACAACCATGAAAGACAAAGTAAGAGAAATAGTATGTGATTATGTGGAAACTCAAAAGGAGGAGAAAAAGAAAAAATAAATAAATTCCCTAGCAGGGACTCTACCCGGGCGGATAAAAATTCCTTGATTCCAATTAGCTGTATGTTTTATTACAGAAAATGATTTAGTAAGGCTATTAGCTATATTTAGTTCTTACTCAAGGCATAGATCCTTATAACTTATACAGGGTGATATCTCTAGTATTGATAAATAAACTCAATTGAGAGTATTTCTGGTATCTGGTAATCGTAGCATTTTATATCGCTAATTCAGCGTAAATACAAATACTAATTCAGGTAATATCGAATTTCAATAAATAAACCTTTCTTAGTTGCAACTTTATTAGAGAGCATGTATAATAAAAACGGTTAAACAGAAAGAAACCCCCGTGCAAGGGAGTTTCTCTCGTTTTAACTTATTAACCCCACAGAACATTGTCTCTGTTTTTTGCAGAACCCGGGACTTTGATGACTGTGGAATATTCCCCGGAGGGATAATCACATGACTATAGTACACAATTTTTCCTATTCGTGTCAACCTAGTTCACAAAAATTTTCTCAAGCCAAAGACAAGATAGACGACCGGTGTGAAACAGCTGATAATTTAGATAAGACCGAACTTAAAAAACAAACCTTTAGCTTTTTAACCCGCCTTGGTTTTACTGTAGGAAAAGAACTGTGGATAAAAACTTCTAAGCGCCAGGTGTTAAGGGCTGTGGTAGGAAAGGGAGAACTAGAAGTATTTCCCCAAAGGAAGGTAAGCAAGGTAGAAGATCCGAAAGGTGGTTCTGTGTGGCGGGATGCTGGTAAATCCTATGGATGGGAGTTCCTATACCAGCTTTCTCAAGAAACTTCCTTATTCTTCTTGCCCAACCATCCTCAAGGTGGGATTGGCAAGGGACACTGCACCAATTTCTCTAATCTTTTCTTTGAGGTAGATGACCTCCCCCTAGACCAACAGTTCCAAAATATTGAAAATCTAAAGAGTTTAGGTCTTTTACCGAGCGCAATAGTTTTCTCTGGTGGCAAGTCTTTCCATACATTCCTATCTCTAACAGAAGACCCCGGTCCAGACCTATGGGTTATTTTGCAGAAAAAATTGATCTGCCTAACTCAGTCAGATCCAGCTATTAAGAACTTAAACCGGGAAATGCGGTTACCGGGTTTCTTCCGACCGGATAAGGGCAAATATCAATCCCTGGTGAGTACGGGGGATAGACGCTATTCTATTAAAGAGATTGAAGATATCTTACAACCCTTTTTTCCCTATGGTTTATCCGATGAGCGGTGGAATGATTGGAGACTAGCGGAAAAAGCTGAGAAGAATGGGATTTTATCCATGCCAGAGGAATCACTACCAACTGTGGTGAGCAAGATGGAGAGGCAGAAGCAACTGGCAGCCAGAAAACAGTTGGTCTGGGAAGAGGAGAATAATTTAATTGAACTGGTTAATAAAACTGCGGAACAAGCCACCATTGAGGACTTTGAAAAATTACATCCCCTGAAAGTAAAGTGGTTTGGCAAAAGGGCCAAAAGCGACTGCCCTTTTCATCAATCACAATCGGGAACGGCTGGTTGGTTTGGAAATATTGGTGGTAAGTTAGGTTGGGCTTGTCCTATAGACACTGACAATAGACTTTTAGACCACTTCCGGTTCTTTTCTAAATTGCGTTACGGTAAGGAAAACCCCACCGGTAAAGAATGGGTTGACATTGCTAAAGCCTACCTAACAGAAATGGGCATACCATTTTCCGATTGGAACCGGTTTAAAAATGGGAAGTTAGCTAAGTTTGGAGAAGAAATTAGAGCTAAGGATCTGGAAGATAAGCGGGTTGAGGAATCTCAAGACCTATTTGCTTTATTGAAAAAAGCAGGCAGAAGTCTGTGTAAAATAGCTAAAGGATTTGGTAAAGAAAAATATGTGGTATCTAATCCATCACATACAGTAACAAGAAAGACAATAAATGTAAAAGAAATTAAGAAAGAGATACTAGATGCTTATAAAAGTGGTTATAAGAACATAATTGTTAAAACACCTCCAGGCAGTGGAAAAACCCACACAGCGGGAACTTTTATGCCTGATGAGCTTAGTGTAAATAAAATTCTTTATGTCACTAATGGGGTGCAAAATCCCACAGTATCAAGTCTGGTTGATTGGTCTCCAGCTACGGCAAGACACGGTGGTCTGAAGTGGGATACCTCTCAAAAAACTGCTGATGGCAGGTATTACCTACGACGAGCCAAAAAGGGAGAAAAGCCGGATATTCAGCCTAATTGCATTGCTAGTGAGGTATTTGAGGGTTTGCGACAACAAGAGGTGAATGTAGATAACTCATCTGTTATTTGCGATGGATGTCCCGTATCAGGAACCTGCAAATCTTTTCAAGGATTTCTCATAGACCGCAAGACTGCATTAGAACAAGACCGAGTGCGTATCCATCCTGAATCAATAGATCCCACCATTTTCGATTCTCATTTACAGATTGGAGCTATTTGGGATGAAAATATCATCAAGTTTAAAAAAGATGTTACTTTCACTGAAACAGATTTAAATGCTACCTTGGGGTTTCTAGCACATAACACAGAAGTGTTGGTAAAATTTCTGCCTTTGTTAAATGGAATTAGAGAATTCTTTAAAGAGAAGAGCAGCCCTTACAATGGATATGAGAGGGAAGAAATTCTTGCCCGCCTACCGGAAGTAACCAGGGAGCATCTAGATTTGGCAACCAACCTTGTCCCCGACCTTTCCTTTTTAGAAAACTTTTTTAATGGAGTGCATGGTAATAGGTCAGCCAACTTGAGCTTGAGAAAAGAGTCAGTGAAGGAAACTGCTGAAACCATAAATAATATGGGTAAACAGTGGTTATTACCTTTTGTAAGAGCTATTACAGAAAAAGGATTTTTATACTACAAGAAGGGGGTCTTCACCATTTCCTTACCGGAAGAGAAACACACCAAAATAATGGAGGCCGCCAAAGTTAATATCATATTAGATGCTACAGCGGATCCAGAATACATAGTAACAGCATTAAAAATGGAGAGGGAAAAGACCATAGTTTTAACATCGGAAGTGGAAACCCCCAATCTGAAAATAAAAATCCTAACAGGGATGGGAAATTTAAGACCCCAGAGCAAGGAAAGAACTAGCAGCAAACAAAAGAGAGTAGATGCAATAAGGGAAAAATTTCTCACTCTTTTTCCCGATGGAGTAGTTTTTGAGTATAAATCAGTGGCTCGAGAAGGGGACAGAGTCCACTTTCGAGACAGTAGGGCAAACAACACAGACCAAGAGAAAAAGGCTTGCTTGTTATTAGGAGTTCCCATACCTAGTCTTGCTGATGCCCGAGCCGCCTGGGAAATTGGGTTGGGTGGGGGAAAAGGATTTGATGATTACCTAGGGAGGTTAACTGTAGCGGAGATATGTCAAACCATAGGTAGACTGAGGGCTAGTCGCAGACCCAAAGAGGAGATAATAGTATACATAGCAGGAGATACCAGGTTTGACTTGAGTAAAGCCCTCAAAGAGAACTTTAATGGAGCGGAAATAACTACACAAGACGTCGGAGAAATTTGCCCTGAAGCAGGGGATGCCAGCCATAGGGTTTTAGCGCTGGTTAGCAAGGGAGTAAGAAAACTGATAGAAGAGGGTAAAAAAGTGACTCAACAAAACCTAGCTAAAGTAGCGGGTATAGGACAGTCAACCATAGCAGAGAGTATCCCCTGGGGTAAGTTCAAAAAAATATCGGAAATCCTATTAGGGAGATTTAATACAGAATCCGATAAAAAAGAACCTGAGTTGCTACCGGATGAAAATTGGTTCATAGACCAGTATTTGCCCATACTTATAGAAGAGGAGGTGAGCCCCCAAGAGGTAATTGAAACCTTAGAAAGGGTGGCACAAACTCCGGAGAGAATAGGTGAAATGTTAAGGCAGCTACCAAAATATTTAAAGCAGGGTATGCTCTGGCTACTTTATAAGGATTTGGAAGTCCCCTGGCAGTTCTCAACATCCTGATCTCTCTTAGGACATGCGTTCTCCCGTAGGGAGTGCTTTGCGATCGCGTTCATTACCATTTTCAGAAAATTCCCTCGAGAAAGTTGGGGAGCTAAATTGTCTAATTCCTCAGATATTGATATATGATTTAAAAAATTCGATATATGATACTCCCACATCAGAACATCAGATATTGATATATGAGGTGGAGAAGTCTATGTATGATACTCCCTAATATCAAAAAAATGGTCATGCAAATTAGATTAGCTGTAATAAGTAATGCCGGAGGAAGTGGTAAGACAACCCTTTCTGTCCATCTCGCTCATGCTTTGGCAAAACATAGTTTTAAGGTAGCACTGTTTGACCTTGATCCGCAAGGGTCACTAACACTGTTTTGTGGTTTAAATCAACCAGAACCAGAACACACTTTAGCTGCTGTCCTCAAAGATGATTTTGATGGTAACTGGCCGTTGACACCCTGCTGGAGTGAACACACCGATAAAGTAGTTATTTGTCAGGGTGGGATGGTTCTGACCCAAACAGCAGATGAATTAGTTTTACACAAAAGAGGAGCTTACTTATTAGGTGATCGCCTAACTGACTATCCTCTGAAACATGATTTAATCATCTTTGATTGTCCAGCCACCCTGGGTCCCTTACCTTTAATGGCACTGACAGCCAGTACACACATAATTATTCCTGTCCAGCTAGAACCCAAATCAATTCAAGGAGCAGCTAATTTACTGGAATGGTATTACTACCATTGCAAGCACTTACGCTTAAAACCCACACCAGAAATTCTCGGCTTTGTTCCCAACCAATATGATGCTCGACGTGCAGCCCATAGACAAATGTTAGCTGCATTGCCATCTCAGTTAGAGCAGATGAATATCCATGCTTTTCCAGAAGTTCGGGATAGTGCTGAATTTGTTAACGCCTGTGCACAAGGATTACCATTACCTATTCACCGTCCCAGTCATCCAGCAAAGGATGACTTTAAAGAAATTGCCTCAAAATTAGCCGATTTGATTGGTAGCAAGACCAAAGAGAAAGTCACGGCTTAACCAAGAGGACTTAGGCTATGCTGCGCTATTGGTACTCCACTCCGCGCGATCGCTGTTTCAATAAACAAATTAAAACTGTGCTAACTTATGACTACCCGTAAATCTCCTGACCTCACCAATTATTTTTCAGGCGCAAAGCAATCCCAACAGTTATCAGAAGCTGAGGCAGAAATTCAACGCCTAAAAGCTGAAATCGAAGAACTCCGCTCTCAAGGGTCAAGTGAGTTAGAAACACAGTTACAAACACTCAGAGCACAACTTCAATCACAATCAGGTATCCAATATATTCCCTTAGAAAAAATTCAAGCTAACCCAGAGCAACCGAGACAAACTTTTTTATCAGAAAGTATTGAATCTATGTCTCGTTCCCTGGTATCAGACGGACAACTAGAGCCAATTATTTTAATTCAACGGGAACACTTAGTTATATTTGATGGGGAACGGCGTTGGCGCAGTGCTAAACACTTGGGTTGGCAAAACCTGCAAGCTGTTATTATTCCTGAACCTGATGCTCTACACCGCAAAGCTTTAATTACTTCATTACACCGGGAAGACCTCAATCCTCTTGATAAAGCCGAAGCTATTGTCCGGGAATTGGCAACTAACACCGGTTTAGAACCCCAGGATATTCCCCGGATTCTTTCAACAGTAGTGCGACGGTTGAATGCACAAAAACGAATGAACTCTGTTGTTGAACTGCTCACGGTAACCCCAGAGGAACAACAACAAGGTTTAGCTACTTTGGACTTAGATGAGCGAGAAGTGGCAGTGTTGACGATACTTTTGGATTTACAACTTAATCCTGCTTCTATTGATGCTAATATTTTTCCCATGCTTTCTTTAGCTGAAGACTTGAAAGCTGCTATTAGGTCTTCTGGTCTTAAAGGTGTTCACGCAATGGCATTACAAAAACTTTCTGCAAAAAATTTGGGACTACCAGAATCAGAAGCAGAAGAAATTAGAATCAACATCACCCAAAAGGTATTAGCAGAAAAATTATCTGTACAAAAAACCCGGCATTTAGTCACTGAGGCGATCGCTTCACAAAGTACAGACGCTGAAAAAATAGAAAAACAAGTTAAACCAGTAGCAACAGCAACACGCTCTTTGTATAAAGTTTCTGGGGAAGCGTTGAAGAAAGTTGAGGTGTCTCAATTAATGGAGTTTCAGGAAGCCCTTCGCAAGAAACTGGCAGAGATTGAAGAATTAATCCAGGAAAAAGCTGTCAAGGATCATAAGGTTTAAAATGTTGAGGCTCTGTTAATGGAGGAATAGACAGGAGAGGTAAGAAAATGCAGAAATACAATTTGAGTTATGGTGGTCACCATCCTGATCTCTCTTGAGAGCAGGATGGGCGATCGCATATCTACTGTTAACATTCCTGAATCTATCCAACCAGTAAAAGACTTTGGTTAATTTCTCTTGAGAAGAAATTGGGACAGGCGATCGCCCATTAGGTTTACTATCTCCTGTTAATACTGCTGAACCTATGGAAAAAATCGGGACATGCGATCGCACTTTTTCCGTGAGTTCCAGTAACGTAGATTGAGAGACCAACAGATCTGAGGTAAAGTCTTTCCATTAATAGATAATGACTAAAATTATTATGTTAAATGTGTCAGGAGATACTGATGTTGAAGCAGGTAAAGGATTTAAAGTTGCTCTCTTTAACCCAACTAATAGTAATGTTACTACTCCGACTGCTAATGTCACTTGAAGGTTACATTAGTATTTTTGCTTTGCGGGTTATTATAAATAATATAATTCCGTCCCAACACGTAGAGTTTGAGTATATTCAAACCAGTAAAAGTAATAGTGAATTTGATTCTGAATTATCTCTAACTAGCACAACAAATTTTACCTTACAAGTTCTCCATGGTTCAGACTTTGAGGGTGGCATTCCTGCTGTTACTGATGTTGTTGGCTTTTCAGCTGTTGTCAATAAACTCAAGGATGATCCTAAATACAAAACCAACACGTTAATTCTCTCCTCTGGTGATAACTATATTCCAGGCGCATTTTTTAATGCTTCCAGCGATACCAAGTTGAATAATGTAGGTGGATTAGGCTCTAGTACTGCTCCAGTCATTGGACGTGGTGATATTGGCATTCTAAATGGGATTGGCATTCAAGCTTCCGCATTGGGCAACCATGAGTTTGACCTGGGTGTGAGACAAGTGCGCGATATTCTCAGGACAGGAAGCGGTAACCCAGGGACCAACTTCCCCTATTTGAGTACTAACCTGGATTTTAGCCCTGAAATTACAGCGGGCAACCTCAGTGCAACTGACCTGGCCGCTAACCAAAATACCGCTGATGCCAGCTCTATAAAGGGTAAGATTGCTAAAAGTACCATCATTAATGTTGCGGGTATTGATGGTATTACTGGCACTGCTGACGACCAAAGAATTGGCATTGTAGGTGCAACTACACCAACTTTGGCAAATATTTCTTCAAGTGGTAGCACTATAGTTAAGCCAGCTAACCCCATTGACTATGACGCATTAGCTGCGGAAATTCAGACTTCTGTAGATATACTCAAAGCACAGGGTATTAACAAGATTATCTTGTTAGCTCACATGCAGCAGTTGACTATTGAGCGGGATGAATTGGCGAAGCGATT
Coding sequences within:
- a CDS encoding ParB/RepB/Spo0J family partition protein produces the protein MTTRKSPDLTNYFSGAKQSQQLSEAEAEIQRLKAEIEELRSQGSSELETQLQTLRAQLQSQSGIQYIPLEKIQANPEQPRQTFLSESIESMSRSLVSDGQLEPIILIQREHLVIFDGERRWRSAKHLGWQNLQAVIIPEPDALHRKALITSLHREDLNPLDKAEAIVRELATNTGLEPQDIPRILSTVVRRLNAQKRMNSVVELLTVTPEEQQQGLATLDLDEREVAVLTILLDLQLNPASIDANIFPMLSLAEDLKAAIRSSGLKGVHAMALQKLSAKNLGLPESEAEEIRINITQKVLAEKLSVQKTRHLVTEAIASQSTDAEKIEKQVKPVATATRSLYKVSGEALKKVEVSQLMEFQEALRKKLAEIEELIQEKAVKDHKV
- a CDS encoding ParA family protein, whose amino-acid sequence is MQIRLAVISNAGGSGKTTLSVHLAHALAKHSFKVALFDLDPQGSLTLFCGLNQPEPEHTLAAVLKDDFDGNWPLTPCWSEHTDKVVICQGGMVLTQTADELVLHKRGAYLLGDRLTDYPLKHDLIIFDCPATLGPLPLMALTASTHIIIPVQLEPKSIQGAANLLEWYYYHCKHLRLKPTPEILGFVPNQYDARRAAHRQMLAALPSQLEQMNIHAFPEVRDSAEFVNACAQGLPLPIHRPSHPAKDDFKEIASKLADLIGSKTKEKVTA